From the genome of Campylobacter concisus, one region includes:
- the xseA gene encoding exodeoxyribonuclease VII large subunit: MLSVSELNEKAKALLEATLDYVEVSGEISRLTKHASGHWYFTLKDEKSSISAVMYRMNNQKVKFLPKDGLKVKIYGKVTIYSPSGSYQLVASAMLPDGEGELELAFRQLKEKLENEGLFDIAAKKEIPNLPKKIALVTSATSAALQDMLKVVTSRWKLSEIYIFDALTQGENAPSSLIKALRRADKYGVDVIVLARGGGSKEDLWCFNDEGLAREIYATKTPVISAIGHEIDYVISDFVADRRSLTPSAAMLDLLPDEEAFFQYLDRLSDDLDSALSLKITKKQNLLNVLLSKFSSNALKARIELKFSEVTNKQNALTNAVQRKILVLGSAFNSLEKAYEMRELFFESTKRLIEVRKDGKRVDFRDLKIDDEIELISQNTHKKAIIKE; encoded by the coding sequence ATGCTTAGTGTTTCTGAGCTAAACGAAAAAGCAAAGGCACTGCTTGAAGCCACACTTGACTATGTCGAGGTAAGTGGCGAAATTTCGCGCCTTACTAAGCACGCCTCTGGACACTGGTACTTCACGCTAAAGGATGAGAAGTCAAGCATCTCAGCTGTGATGTATCGCATGAACAACCAAAAAGTGAAATTCCTGCCAAAAGATGGGTTAAAAGTAAAAATTTATGGCAAAGTGACTATTTACTCGCCAAGTGGGTCCTATCAGCTAGTGGCAAGTGCGATGCTGCCTGATGGTGAGGGCGAGCTTGAGCTTGCGTTTAGGCAGCTTAAAGAAAAGCTCGAAAATGAGGGGCTTTTTGACATTGCTGCAAAAAAAGAGATACCAAATTTACCTAAAAAAATAGCCCTTGTCACAAGCGCTACTTCGGCGGCGCTTCAGGATATGTTAAAGGTCGTGACGAGCCGTTGGAAATTAAGCGAAATTTATATTTTTGATGCTTTAACTCAAGGTGAAAATGCCCCAAGCTCGCTTATAAAAGCCTTGCGCAGAGCCGATAAATACGGCGTAGATGTGATTGTTTTAGCTAGAGGAGGTGGCAGCAAAGAGGATCTTTGGTGCTTTAACGACGAGGGCTTAGCTCGTGAAATTTACGCTACAAAGACGCCAGTCATAAGCGCTATCGGACACGAGATCGACTACGTTATAAGCGACTTTGTAGCAGACCGCAGATCGCTTACGCCAAGTGCAGCTATGCTTGATCTGCTGCCTGATGAAGAGGCATTTTTTCAGTATCTTGACAGGCTCAGCGATGATCTTGATAGCGCTTTAAGCTTAAAGATCACCAAAAAGCAAAATTTGCTAAATGTTCTTCTTTCTAAATTTTCATCAAATGCTCTAAAAGCTAGGATCGAGCTAAAATTTAGCGAGGTGACAAACAAGCAAAATGCCCTAACAAACGCCGTGCAAAGAAAAATTTTAGTCCTTGGCTCAGCATTTAACTCACTAGAGAAGGCTTATGAGATGAGGGAGCTCTTTTTTGAGAGTACAAAAAGGCTTATCGAGGTTAGAAAAGACGGCAAGAGAGTTGATTTTAGGGATTTAAAAATAGACGATGAGATCGAGCTTATCTCGCAAAATACACATAAAAAAGCAATTATCAAGGAGTAA
- the ubiE gene encoding bifunctional demethylmenaquinone methyltransferase/2-methoxy-6-polyprenyl-1,4-benzoquinol methylase UbiE, producing MQKQEKIVDMFNQIAPTYDVANRVLSLGVDVSWRKFACRYMLEIFKNKSINIVDVACGTGDMMGLWSEISKEFGVQIKSLTGIDPSSGMLKEAKTKFPNFQFIEAYADNTTLASREAQILSISYGIRNVVERKAALREFNRVLALNGYVVVLEFTKRQKKGLITSLRDFYLSKILPKIGGFISKNKEAYEYLPSSIENFLDAKSFCDELVEAGFEIELCKGFSMDISTLFIAKKVREINA from the coding sequence ATGCAAAAACAAGAAAAAATCGTTGATATGTTTAACCAGATCGCTCCGACTTATGACGTCGCAAACAGAGTGCTAAGTCTTGGTGTGGACGTGAGTTGGAGGAAATTTGCCTGCAGATATATGCTAGAAATTTTTAAAAATAAAAGCATAAATATCGTAGATGTAGCTTGCGGTACTGGCGATATGATGGGGCTTTGGAGTGAAATTTCAAAAGAATTTGGCGTGCAGATAAAAAGCCTTACTGGTATCGATCCCTCAAGTGGTATGCTAAAAGAGGCGAAGACAAAATTTCCAAATTTTCAATTTATAGAGGCCTACGCTGACAACACTACGCTTGCAAGCAGAGAGGCTCAAATTTTAAGCATAAGCTATGGCATTAGAAATGTGGTCGAGCGAAAGGCAGCGCTTAGGGAGTTTAACAGAGTGCTTGCTCTAAATGGCTACGTAGTCGTACTTGAATTTACAAAACGCCAGAAAAAAGGCCTTATAACCTCGCTAAGAGATTTTTACCTAAGTAAAATTTTGCCAAAAATTGGTGGCTTTATCTCAAAAAACAAAGAGGCATACGAATATCTGCCAAGCTCGATCGAAAATTTCTTGGATGCTAAGAGCTTTTGTGATGAGCTAGTCGAAGCTGGTTTTGAGATAGAGCTTTGCAAGGGCTTTAGTATGGATATCTCGACGCTATTTATCGCTAAAAAGGTAAGAGAAATCAATGCTTAG
- a CDS encoding CHAD domain-containing protein, with the protein MSLEIERKFLLKNSQILDFLKEAGVVFKHLEISQFYTKITQNEEIRFRSEEDKFIKTVKIGKDLIREENEEFCEKVEFKKALKNRIGSVILKDRYIFKLNNNPCNIDIFKNELNGLCTFEIEFSDENEAVFFNLPPFLENFCLSDVTCDKRYKNKFLAIHANENEQIDYKRAYKIIKEKEILPNFAANLKSGEALRVLFVSIFKVIKRLKSQYLIDKDEEVLHELRINLRKVRSILKIFNGVFDEKVTLFFGENFKMLANSTNKKRDLDVFLSFLNEQKHANEPIYFVQKALDLEYENVKSYLGDEENYAFLKEWEIFLNEGEFYKSKLFDVSLSRLGSFKLRMLLVLAQKRLKSLNQDCPNESFHDLRIELKKMRYTYEFLCEIFYFEGLKKYEEKLKQMQEIFGNLQDYDVWLGILKRLPEMSDKERLESKIYKQIYKSREEILKKRLKFIKATRKISRNLKIYYI; encoded by the coding sequence GTGAGTTTGGAGATAGAGCGTAAATTTTTACTCAAAAATTCTCAAATTCTAGATTTTTTAAAAGAAGCTGGAGTAGTCTTTAAGCATCTTGAAATTTCTCAGTTTTATACCAAGATAACGCAAAATGAAGAGATCCGCTTTCGAAGTGAAGAGGATAAATTTATAAAAACTGTAAAGATCGGTAAAGATCTAATCAGAGAAGAAAATGAAGAATTTTGCGAAAAGGTGGAGTTTAAAAAGGCTCTTAAAAACCGCATCGGTAGCGTCATCTTAAAAGATAGATATATTTTTAAACTAAATAACAATCCTTGCAATATCGATATTTTTAAAAATGAACTAAATGGACTTTGTACATTTGAAATCGAATTTAGCGATGAAAATGAGGCTGTCTTTTTCAATCTGCCACCATTTTTAGAAAATTTTTGCCTAAGTGACGTAACTTGTGACAAAAGATATAAGAACAAATTTCTTGCCATCCACGCAAATGAAAATGAACAAATCGACTACAAAAGAGCCTATAAGATCATAAAAGAAAAAGAAATTCTGCCAAATTTTGCTGCAAATCTAAAAAGCGGAGAGGCGCTAAGAGTCCTTTTTGTTAGTATTTTTAAAGTAATAAAAAGGCTAAAAAGCCAGTATTTGATAGATAAAGATGAAGAAGTTTTGCATGAGCTTCGCATAAATTTAAGAAAGGTTAGATCGATCCTTAAAATTTTTAACGGCGTTTTTGATGAGAAAGTGACACTTTTTTTTGGTGAGAATTTTAAAATGCTTGCAAACTCGACAAACAAGAAGCGAGATTTGGATGTATTTTTGAGCTTTTTAAACGAGCAAAAGCACGCAAATGAGCCTATCTATTTTGTGCAAAAGGCTCTAGATTTAGAGTATGAAAATGTAAAAAGCTACCTTGGCGATGAAGAAAACTACGCATTTTTAAAAGAGTGGGAGATATTTTTAAATGAGGGTGAATTTTATAAGTCAAAACTCTTTGATGTAAGCCTTTCGCGCCTTGGTTCATTTAAGCTCAGAATGCTCTTAGTTTTAGCTCAAAAAAGGCTAAAAAGCCTTAATCAAGACTGCCCAAATGAGAGCTTTCATGATCTTAGGATAGAGCTTAAAAAGATGAGATATACATATGAGTTTTTATGTGAAATTTTTTATTTTGAAGGGCTTAAAAAGTATGAAGAGAAGCTAAAGCAGATGCAAGAAATTTTTGGTAATCTTCAAGACTATGACGTCTGGCTTGGCATCCTTAAAAGGCTTCCAGAAATGTCAGACAAAGAGAGGCTCGAGAGTAAAATTTACAAGCAAATTTATAAAAGTAGAGAAGAGATACTAAAAAAGCGTCTTAAATTTATAAAAGCAACTCGTAAAATTTCAAGAAATTTAAAAATTTACTACATATAA
- a CDS encoding Fur family transcriptional regulator has translation MQYVSLLKQSGLKVTPQRLSVLRILDRHTHPTIDELYDEILKESPSVSLATVYKNLNTLKDEGLVVEVNIVNQKARYDIYEYPHIHVVCESCGSVEDVSYDDAELGKYQEALEKKIGNIIERLNIVASVKSCKHCK, from the coding sequence ATGCAATACGTATCATTATTAAAGCAATCTGGGCTAAAAGTCACGCCACAACGCCTTAGCGTTTTAAGAATTCTTGATCGCCACACGCATCCAACGATTGATGAGCTTTATGATGAAATTTTAAAGGAGAGTCCATCGGTTTCTCTTGCGACAGTTTATAAAAATTTAAATACTTTAAAAGACGAAGGTCTTGTAGTCGAAGTAAATATCGTCAATCAAAAAGCTAGATACGATATCTACGAATATCCACATATTCATGTTGTCTGTGAAAGCTGTGGAAGCGTCGAGGACGTGAGCTACGATGATGCTGAGCTTGGCAAATATCAAGAGGCACTAGAAAAGAAGATTGGAAATATAATAGAACGTCTAAATATCGTAGCTAGCGTAAAAAGCTGTAAACACTGTAAATAA